CATCAGCCATCGATTGTGAAGTAAAATGTGGTGGATGATTGATATGGAGTTATGGCCATTCTGTTCGAGATCCTGTCCTCTGCAGCCACTCTGGCAGCAGATCAATAGGGCTTTTTAGTGTCAGATATTCTTAGGTAATTGGATGAATGAACCAGTCACAGCTTTGGTACCAGACAGTGGCCACTCTGTTTCTTTGGACATGGTCATGTCGGGCACTTTacaaaagcttttttttatGTGGGCATAACTGAAAAACATATTTCGACAGCGTTCAAAGGGGTTTTTTATTACCTTTAAATACCCCTACCCTCTTTGCCTTGGCTGTGGTTCTTCAAAACATTATCAGCTCAAAATGACTTTCACCTTTCTTCCCTTAATTAAATTTCTCACCACTTTTTTAAACGCTGATAAGGCAGATGGGATAGGTTATTTATTACCTGTACTATGAGTCAACTAAATGAATACAAATGAGCCTACATACTGCACCTTTTAGAGGATATGCTGCTGCCGAAGGGCCTGTGCAGTGATTGCATCAGGACTTAATTCACCACAAAGGCCTGCATGAGTAAGCATTGCCTGTGAATTTATGTGAATAGTTGATATACTGCCTGtgaatttatgtaaataattgttCTACTGCACCGCACTGGACTGAGAAAGCTGCTTAAAATTGCAAATCTTAGTGCAGGCACTGGACCGGCAACTAGAAAAAAACATCATTTAGACTGTATAAAACTTGCTGGTCCATTACATAAGCGATAGAATGGTGCACTAGTGGTGTTTGCGGTATCTGGGTTTTGTTGTAGCTCCTCTGTACAAGCGAGTGAGAGCAGCAGGAGATGTCTCACACAGTCTATATTAAGCCGGTGTGGGTGTGCTTGGAAGCTTTGCAAAAGCCCCAATCTACTTATTCCGACcatttttatttgctgtatATTCTAAGTACAAGATAGATGTGTGGATATTTACTTTTAGCAGAACATACATAAGGAAAAGAAATGAGCTCATACAAGAGAATCAaagattatttttaatttggaCTTTTGCGAGCCATCAATGCCATTAAGAGCACTTAATTTGctgcttatttttgctgtaaataaACAGCTCCTGCTAGGATGTGGCCTAATTATGTCGTGTGTCCTGTTAAGAGTGTGTCCCTTGGAAGACCTCGCAGCACAGTGTCAATTACACTGCCGCTAACTAACATCCAGTGCTGAATGCAGCGATTAATCATCTAAGTCTCTCTCCATGACTAATTCAATCACATTTGAGCATTTTCACAGTTCGGGAGATGATCTCTGATTGGTGCTTGCTCCAACTTAGTGGCAAAATAAGAGGATGAAGCCACAAATCAACTCATCACATTTTGTCAAAGAAGATCAGAGTCTGGGTCAGAACAGAGATGTGGATGAATTGGTTTGTGTTAAGGGAAAGCAGTGCTTGTTATGTGGTAGGTCTCAAAAaggcagttacagataatgaatgaatgaatgagtgagtgaataaatgaaagaaaataatataCTTACAGTACATTATATTGCATTATATtgttgtgtcgcagtcacacatctccagggacctcaaggttgtgagtttgagtccctctccgggtgactgtctgtgaggagtgtggtgtgttctccctgtgtctgcgtgggtttcctccgggtgactgtctgtgaggagtgtggtgtgttctccctgtgtctgcgtgggtttcctccgggtgactgtctgtgaggagtgtggtgtgttctccctgtgtctgcatgggttttctccgggtgactgtctgtgaggagtgtggtgtgttctccctgtgtctgcgtgggtttcctccgggtgactgtctgtgaggagtgtggtgtgttctccctgtgtctgcatgggttttctccgggtgctccggtttcctcccaaagtccaaaaacacaagttggtaggtggaatggtgactcaaaagtgtccgtaggtgtgagtgtgtgtcgccctgtgaaggactggcgccccctccagggtgtattcccaacgtacgcccaatgattccaagtaggctctggacccaccacgaccctgaactggataagctcttacagataataataatGCGTTGTGTCCTAGCTAACATATTAATTTGAGGGGCTCAGTTCCCGTAGCGGAATGACCTTAATAAGACAGCCatgtgcaaaataaataaataaagatttgtAGAAACCACTTACAATTTATTAACTCTTACTTTAAAGTGTATTCTCTTTTGATGCAGGTACTCAGTGGCTTGTGtaatctccaaagaaaaacatgacatGAAATGTGGGACATTGGTGCAGCTCCACATGAACCTAAGAtaaccatgctcaatgccatgtGCCAGCTAGAGGGGTCTAATATTCTGCAGCCATTAGGCTATGAAGCAATGAAATCATGTTCTCTAGAGTGCGGGAACCTCATTCAGTACCTCTGGGATGATTAGACCTGGCTTTTGTGGTCCAGAATGGCAGGATGttatcaaatcctcatagaacTGTTTCAACGTTGAGTATAAAGACTTTCCAGAAGAGTAAAAATTCTTACTGCAGATAAAAGAGGAGCAAACACCCTACTGACCCTTTTTATTTGAGAAGAATAGTGGATAAGCAGGTGTCCTGTTGCAGAGGTGCAGTTTTAGAGGGTCTCTGTTCTTCACGTCAGTTGAGAAGCACATTGAAATGGCAGGTTTGTTTAGAATTTCCTCATTGTTGATCTCTTATTATCCTCCGGTTGTCTCTATAATGGTACAGCTCGAGCATGTCTGAGGAAACACATTTAATCTAATATGCATGAATGTAATAAATTGTGCAGTGGGAATGCGGTCCAAATTACGCCATTGTGTTCCACGTTTCATTCAAACCGGCAATTAACATCGGAGTCTTCTCACGCAGCGGTTTTGTTGAGAGAGTTTGAGTCAATGACCAGTTAGCCAGGAGGTTTTCAGAAGCGTCCTCTCTCCTCCTTGTCAAAGTCTCTCATTCTCAAAATTTCACTTACTatcttccttctctctcactctcttccaaTTGTTTCTCTCTCCACAGCAAGTCCTTAAATCTTCTCATCTAAGAAATACAGCACAAAGGCTAGATGCTATAGTCTGGTCAACAGGATCTTGTAACAAGAAAATACATGTAGGAAAAAACTTGTCGATCAGTTGGTGCTGGAAATCTGCTGCTATCAAACATTTATCTCCTTTAAATCCCACTCTCAAATTTCTGCTGTGAATATGAGAACACCGATAAGCTAAGCGGAGATGTGCTATTGCTAGCTGATAGCATTTACTCTGAGGTAGCATATATTTTTTGTGGCGTATGATATCTTTTTCATGCCCACAACACACATCTGCACAAGCTACGAGCTTGTTTGGAGTTTTTTGGGGCCATGTAAACAGTTAGCTTGATGTCTGCTGCACAGTGCTAACAAGTAGGCATTCTTTGAGCTCCGTTTTCGCAAGGCGTTGGATTGGTTTAGAAATTTCACACTCTGTTTGTTTCCACCCACATTTATCCCAGATGCTAAAAAGCTAATCCATCCAACTGTAATGCAGTTCACAGGATTACCTAAAACAGACTGCGGCTTGTTCAGAATGCTGCATCAAACATAGGACTGTCACAGTTATGAAATATTAGCAGATGATTAATTAGCTTATATATAATTGTGATAACTATTTACTTTGTTCATTTTGCTCACTGTATGCAAGTACAGGCCTAAAGTGACAGATCTGATAGATAAGCTTTCTTGATTCCCAACTGATACTTGGTTAGTTCTCAAAAAATTCAACAAACGCAGCTccagctcaaataaacaaacatcactaaaGGTTTTCTAGCAACAAGTCAgttattgtttaatatttattattccaTTTATCTATTACACTTTACTGATTTCTGTATTcctttgatattttattttaataactgaTATATTATTCAATGCTGCGGTTTGCTTCTCACTGTTCTACAGAGTAAAACGTTCTAatagtgtttgtgtggtttgaGGCATTTTGAGatgcatttttatgtaaatataataaaaaaaagtaattgtaATTATGGCAGGTAATAAATTTACCCTTCCTAAAAGCACCTAGAATAGGGGTTTCTTATGTGTAAAGTCTTGCATTAGCATACATTATTTcttggatgtgtgtgttgtgttctgtttttctgaCATTCTGTGAAGAGCATTGACTGCAGCCCAGAAGTAGAACACATGTGGCTTATATCCTGGAAATGTCCAGCAGAACCCCTAAGGGACTTGTCTTCCTCGTCCACATTTCTGGCAGCTTGTTGTGTTGAGATCTCCATATGTCTCATTTAGCGATGCActtaatattctgttatttttttcctttgatGCATTTTTAAACGTTTcccttttattaatttatggaAGGATTTGACCTTTTCTAATTCATAAAgctacatgacacctacatCTGAACACTGAGGTCTgggtaccccccccccctccaaatgatgtgtttattttctaagCAAATATTAGTACACATCTATTTATattaggtagtgtcgcagtcacacaggtccagggacctggaggttgtgggttcgattcccactccgggtgactgtctgtgaggagtgtggtgtgttctctctgtgtctgcgtgggtttcctccgggtgactgtctgtgaggagttggtgtgttctccctgtgtccgcgtgggtttcctccggttgactgtctgtgaggagtgtggtgtgttctccctgtgtctgcatgggtttccttccgggtgctccagtttcctcccacagtccaaaaacacacgttggtaggtggattggtgactctaaagtgtccgtaggtgtgagtgtgtgattgaatgtgtgtgggtgtattcccgccttgcgcccaatgattccaggtaggctctggacccaccgcgaccctgaattggataagtgcttacagataatgaatgaattaatgaaatctACTTATAATTCTGAGagggaattaaaaataaaatgatggtTTATTTTCTGATTTATGTTGATTTACTGaaaaaattcagatgccaaGTTTAAGTTTGTTCCCTCCTCCTTGGAAAATCATACCTAACTTCACTGCATTAAAGCCTTTTAAGACAACAAAATAACACCATTTTAGACATTTATCGTGTCTAaaagaatgtgtgagtttgtgtcgccctgtgaaggactggcgccccctccagggtgtgttcctgccttgcgcccagtgattccgggtacaCACTCCGGAcacaccgagaccctgaactggataagggttacagacagtgaatgaataaattaatgaatgtctaaaaaatatatatttagacaACTTTTTCAAGGACCCTAAGATCTatgccattttttttctaaaacacTGAATACCGAAATAAGCTGAACGTAAATActcatgtttgttattttaaatgttatacaCACATGCTTATGCGATGCATTATGAAGTGCCCTTGCAATAACCTTTcagatgtaatttttttttatgcttttgtgAAACGTGTTGCTCATGTTTGTGCGCAACCTTCAAGTCTGTACTCATTTGTGTACCACATGTATAATTTCCATGAGACAACACGATTTTGAGAGTTGTCATTTAAACATTGAATTGCATGCTGTTGACTTAGTGTACATGTACAGATTTAAACAATGACATAAAATTGCAGCTTGTGATATCCTCTGTGCGTGCGCAATCCAGTAACTTGTGACATGTCCTAGGAGGGTGTTTTTTTAAGTGctgagaatattacagaaaagcTTTTGTGCTTTTATGTGTAATTGACCCTAATCACAGCATGAaacaatttcagaaaaaaagacacatTTGACGAGACTTCCTAAATCTGACAGATACCTCTGTTCCTCTTTTTCAGGCCACTTCATTATAACACTTTGGAGAGAGAGGACCAGCAGACGATAAATTATGAATGTTGAACACGATGACCTCTTACCATCCGCACCAGATGATGAGAGGTCCTAGATGGAAAGGGGCTTGGTTCGACCCCTTCTTTCTCCTGCTGTTGGCTCTGCAGTTACTCGTGGTGGCAGGACTGGTAAGGGCCCAAACCTGCCCCTCAGTGTGTTCCTGCAGCAACCAATTCAGCAAAGTTATCTGTACCCGCAGAGGGCTGAGAGAAGTCCCTGATGGCATCTCCACCAACACTCGTTATCTGAACCTTCAGGACAACCTTATCCAGGTCATCAAAGTGGACAGCTTCAAGCATCTAAGACATTTAGAGATCCTCCAGCTTAGCAAAAACCACATCCGCAACATTGAGATAGGGGCCTTCAATGGGCTAACAAGCCTTAACACCCTGGAGCTCTTTGACAATCGTCTCACAACCATCCCAAATGGAGCTTTTGAATATCTTTCCAAGCTCAAGGAGCTGTGGCTTAGGAATAACCCCATTGAGAGCATACCATCCTATGCTTTTAACCGCTTACCCTCCTTGCGGAGGCTAGACTTAGGCGAGCTTAAGCGACTCTCCTACATCTCTGACGGAGCGTTTGAGGGCTTGGGTAACTTGCGCTACCTGAACCTGGGTATGTGTAACCTCAAGGAGGTCCCCAACATTCAGCCCTTGGTTCGCTTGGATGAGCTGGAGATGTCAGGGAACCAGCTGACGGTCATCCGGCCCGGGTGCTTCAAGGGGCTGGTCCACCTCCAGAAGCTGTGGATGATGCATTCCCAGATCCAAACCATTGAGAGGAACTCTTTTGATGACCTACAGTCATTGGGTGAGCTTAACTTGGCTCACAACAACCTCACCTTTGTGCCCCATGATCTTTTTACCCCTTTGCGCCATCTGCAGAGGGTGCACCTGCACCACAATCCCTGGAACTGCAACTGTGACATCCTATGGTTAAGCTGGTGGCTTAGAGAGACTGTGCCAACCAACACCAGCTGCTGTGCTCGCTGTTACTCTCCCCCAAGCCTTAAGGGGCGCTACATTGGTGAGCTGGACCAGAGCTACTTTCAGTGTTATGCACCTGTTATCGTTGAGCCTCCGGTAGACCTCAATGTCACTGAGGGAATGGCAACGGATCTCAAATGTCGGACAAACTCCCTGACCTCCGTCAGCTGGCTAACACCAAATGGCTCCATTATAACGCATGGGGTGTCCAGGGCGCGCACCTCGGTGCAAAATGACGGAACCTTGAACTTCTCCCGCGTCACTATGCAGGACACGGGGACCTACACCTGCAAGGTCAGCAACATGCTGGGCAACGTTTCTGCTTCTGCCTTCCTCAATGTGACCTCCATAGACAACAGTGGTGTCAGTTACTTCACCACGGTCACCGTGGAGACCATAGAGTCTCCAAACGATGGGGAAAGTAGGACCCCGGCGCAGCCTTCCTTCGGCTGGGTGTCCTCCTCAACTACGAGGGGGACTCCTATCTCCACAGAGAAGGCCTACACCATCCCTGTGACGGACATAGACGTGGAGGGGGAGCTCAACGGCCTGGAGGAAGTGATGAAGACCACCAAGATCATCATCGGCTGCTTTGTGGCCATCACGCTCATGGCCgctgtcatgttgatcatattCTACAAGATGAGAAAGCAGCACCACCAGCAGGATCATGATGGGCCCACCAGAACCATTGAAATCATCAATGTAGATGAGGAGCTGACGGGTGTTCCGGCGATGGAGAGCCACCTGACTCTTCCTCCACTGGAGCACGAGCACTACAACCACTACAACTCATACAAGAGCGCTTACAACCACGCCTCCACACTCAGCTCACTGCATAGCTCTGCGCATGAACCTTTACTAATCCAAGCCAGCTCTAAAGACAATGTGCAAGAGACACAAATTTGAATTCCTTGCTTTgaacaggaaaagaaaaatcGATCTGTACTAACAAAGTTCTAGGTGTCGGTTGGGGACAAGACAGTGATGGAGACGTCACTGAGAACCAGGATGTATGTATTATTTCAACAAGTGTCTTTACAAGCAaagattatttattaaaaagataTGTGTAGTGGGTGaatcaacaaaaaagaaaaagaaaaaaagaaaagtcctTTTCCCGCCCGTATTCATTTTTCTTTGATTTTTCAGATTATGAATGGTTTACTCAAAAAACAATGTGCTTGTGAATTTTAACGTGAACATGCTTATGACAGCCTCATGCCAACCGACCACCACTATTACATTCCTCATGAATACTGACATATTTGTTGCATCTGTGGGCATGCTGCAACATTTCAAATCTccatatttttcacattttagtgaaaccagagcaaaatatataaataaataaataataaagcgGGCCATTGAGGACGTAAGACTGTAAATAACGTAATGTAAGTAGACATGATAAACTGGTGGAAGCGGGAAGTTCTGGGAGAGAATCAATAGATACAATTCCCAATAAGAGGGTGTGATATCGTCAGAAAGAAAAGGCTTTCGGTGCCTGGAGCTTGATTACACTGCCATGGAGGCAAACAGTGCAGATaaggtttgttcatttttttaagtACCCACTTCCCTCATCATACAACGTTTGACTGTAATATTTGGACAAATGTgcaaaaatgactttattttgatatacatattgaaatctATGGGCTGTTCTGATTTGGGTGACTAAATTCCCCTTCAGTATTTTTCAAATGGCATGGGCTGTGTTGGCATTATTTTCCCCAGCTCTGTGTATAGTGCTGAGATTGTTTCCCATACCAAAGGATTTTAGATTTTAGGTTTGATTTTAGTAACTACCCTTGATGCTGGTGCtaaattaacaaaacacagCACCTTTGGTCATGGTCATTGATACTAATACGGAGTAACATTTTTCTTTAGGGCAGGATTCATAAGACTACATAATACTTACATAAGCGCACCATGACAACAGACACATGGTAAATTCAAGCTTATTTTACCTTCTGGACACAGAAAATTCCCAGCCAGCCATAGAATCACTTCTAAAATTGAAACAGAACTTCACCCGACACTGGCAAATGATACCTTTAAGACAAATGAGTGTTTACAGATGTTACTGTAGGTCTATGTCCATTTCCAAGAAGGGCTTATGTAGAATGGAACATGTAGGTGTTATGTAGCCTTATTAACATGgccataaaaaaatataacacgTGTTTGAACAACTTGCAAAAAACGTAGGTGCCATTATTCAATGCCGTGACACCATCTGCAAACAGAAGCACAATTCCACTTTAATCCTGTGTGTTGCTCCCATTTATGTTACTATGGAAACCCTTACCTTGCAAATATGCTGTTGGGTTGCTGCCCACTGCTCTTGAACTTTACTATTTACTAAGTGCTACATATGGCACAGGACACAAGAAAGTTATCAGTGTAGCTCACATTTGGATGGGGAGGAAGTCCAATTACTTATCATCTAAAGACCATTAATTAACGACCATTCAATTAATAACTCCACCATCACACACTACATCATTTTAATTCATGTGCTCTGCTGCTTCAGCCCAATTCCTTTTTGTCTAAATGATTGATTCCAGGGACAttggaactgtgtgtgtgtgtgtgcgtgtgcctgtttgtgtgttagCTTTGTCTTTAACCTTGCTCCATTCATCTCCATTTTCAATCATCTTTTTCCCAATATATCATTCACAGTTGGTTATTAAAAACAGTAtcattttcataatttgttcACTTTGCACAGTTCAATATTAGTCTTGAAATGAGACGTCACATTAGTCTCAGTTGCAGTTTTATTAAGAATGGAACGGAAGATAATTCAAGTAAATGCTGCTCTAATTTGTCCAACTATGAAAACTGGTATTTGTTCAGTTGAGAGTGGGCTGGGTATCGTTAATAATACAGAGTAAATACATTATTCAGAACAGTTGAAAGTTCAGAGACCAAcctcttttatttaaattaaggtcaaattattaatattttcagtggcaagaaaaaaaaatcataaaattactctgaaatcacaacaacaaaacaacagcaaaaaattgGATACATTAAATGCTAAAAACGTAAAGCACAGTCTTAGAAGCTTGCAGCATTACTAGGTCTTGTGGTTGTTACAAGTCCCATTTTCTGATATTGTTTCCGGATTTACCTTTGAATTTCTAAACTGTCTTATACCTAATGCTCTCAGAAAAGTCTTCTGGGGGAAACAGTAGCCTATTAATTATATaaagtgtggtctctgactttgatggaaaatctacagttaaactATGGAAAGAGACAGATGTTAGTCTTTCCAGTCCATCAGTAAAACCAAGCATAAAGAGAACAGTTAAAGTCTAGGGTAAATAATGGTCTGCCGTCTACCGTGGACCCAACATCAAAAGAAATTTGAGAGTATTGAGATTTCATTTcttattttccatttaaaaaatgaaaggtTTGGCTTCCATCTACTGCCAGGGCTCACTGACTCAGTGTGAAGAGAAGTTTCTGGAGTCTCCTGTATGTTCAGTGCTGTTGAGTTTGATTTATTCCCTTTTGAGTTTCTCACTCCTCATCCCACTGGAGTCTCAATTGTTCAGAGGACTCTTAATGATTCATTCAGTGTTGAATATTGAGGTAAAACATCGCTTCCCTGTCCGTCAAActcttttgtttggtttttcagACGATGGTGAAGTTGATTGGCTGGATTTATATGTGGTACTGTACAGAAAAGGTGGGGCTTCAGCAAAACTTTAGTCTAATGGTGCTGGGCAAACTGGTAGAGTGACTACCCGTCCTAATGTGGTGAAAGCTACTAGCTCACTCTCAGATCTGCTCCAAACCCTCATGAGAATCTCCAGCATTTGCAGCAGCTACTGTGGCTAaaccatcagaaaaaaaaaatacatgactTTCACCACGTATCTGTGACGTTTTGGCATTGGGCAAAACCTTTCTTTTGCATTAGTTTTTCTCGTTGTGATTCGTTTGTTATTGGTAACTCATTTTAGATTTCTATGATGAACTGAAGTGTGATGAATCCTGGTAAtttgtttccttttcttttgtgtgtgtcaaAAGAGAGAAAGTGCTTCTCTAGAGGAACATTTCTACACGAACTCTTTGAGCATTAACTTCAACATCTCTGAGTCCAACACCGCAGATGCTGATCAGTTCATATATTGAGGTACGCTTATTTGAGGGgttaaccattaaaaaaaaaacatttattaatactGGAGATTGTAGTTCATACAGtacatgctgtaaatgtaaataaaatgttgtttttgctAAAGCATTGGGTCTTTGATCATTGATCTGGTCAAATCTTATACGTGCGGGTTCTAGAAACGTGAGTGGGCCATTGAATCCATTGAACACTGGGTGATTTCTGATTAGTGAAATGGTGGGTTCTGAGAACTTCCTTCCActccaacaaggcgtcttttccagggacttgactagtgtcctctcaatggccagcagagctaggctgcttaaacggccttggcccatgtgaagtgtgtccgcctgtgctcccacggatctttacaccaaaggatcgctgattcgctcatttcgctgtcaatcaaaaagggattcagcctcagacagatcatccaatcatcatgcagaagctgagcgtccgggccagccgaggcaagcccactgccccatagacccccagagacgctgagcgtccgatgggcgggacaaagcccagcatttatccaatgactcgtctcgtttcgctgcacttcgctgcttcgctattgaactctgtagacgctcagcgtcctcactgtttaaagcactgtgaagctgcgggaatgattgagaggaaagccatgtctttaccagtgataagaagctgattctgaacaaaagttgagcgcgttgtagtgcatatttattcaatgacatgtacacacaacagtatatatatgatcacttatttttttacattttaggggaagctgagcttcccttgcagtcttagagcaatcaccactGCTGGAGTGGGAGTTGCTAACCTCACCCCACCTTGAACTGTATTTACAAGGTGTGTAATAAGCTTCTTCAGAATCAGtgtaatattttatgtaaaGTGAATATTTCAGATTCCATCTCGAGGGAATCCCCCGAGGGTTTGCTCAGCGTTGCAGGAAGAAAGTATGACCTAGATGTGAAGGCTCATAGTAGTCCTAGTGTCACTCGTGTGCTGATATTTCACCCAGAACCAGATAGAAGACAATACCCTACAACAAACTTACTCGAAAACAATtctggcaacacacacaaaataagagGCATAATTTGTGATTCATGGCTATGATTCAATTGAACCAATTAACTGCTGTAATCAGAGGGTGAGACAGTTTAAGCAGAGACACACATAATCTGCTTTATGAACCAAATAGTAACATGACTCATGATTCTTTATGCGAATCAAAGGTAATTCCGGGGGAGCAATTAACCCCAGGGGGATGAGGCGGGACCATTCAGCATCTGTTccctgattgtttttttttttcttcttgtgtgCTCATTTTAGTCCAAGCACCTCCAGGAGTTGTGGCCTGGGGAGGGGGGGAGAGGTGGATTTACAGACCCCCAGAAGACCTTGATGTGTCTCTAAATGGCTTGGGGAAGGGCGTCAGAGTGCATCGGTTTCTCGCAAACCCTGCCATATGCGCATAGCTTTTATTATACACAGCTAGTAAAACTCAGCAAATATAAAACGTAATGTGTCGACGTGGGGCGGCTGTGcatcaaaagtttggggacGTCTCGTTTTATGAGGCAATTTGATTTTTACAAGTCACTTTTAAATTCCAGTGACCTAAACGTGCGCTGTGGGTTTTGTGTCCAgttaaaaccatgtatctcc
This window of the Hoplias malabaricus isolate fHopMal1 chromosome Y, fHopMal1.hap1, whole genome shotgun sequence genome carries:
- the LOC136678368 gene encoding leucine-rich repeat-containing protein 4C-like, yielding MLNTMTSYHPHQMMRGPRWKGAWFDPFFLLLLALQLLVVAGLVRAQTCPSVCSCSNQFSKVICTRRGLREVPDGISTNTRYLNLQDNLIQVIKVDSFKHLRHLEILQLSKNHIRNIEIGAFNGLTSLNTLELFDNRLTTIPNGAFEYLSKLKELWLRNNPIESIPSYAFNRLPSLRRLDLGELKRLSYISDGAFEGLGNLRYLNLGMCNLKEVPNIQPLVRLDELEMSGNQLTVIRPGCFKGLVHLQKLWMMHSQIQTIERNSFDDLQSLGELNLAHNNLTFVPHDLFTPLRHLQRVHLHHNPWNCNCDILWLSWWLRETVPTNTSCCARCYSPPSLKGRYIGELDQSYFQCYAPVIVEPPVDLNVTEGMATDLKCRTNSLTSVSWLTPNGSIITHGVSRARTSVQNDGTLNFSRVTMQDTGTYTCKVSNMLGNVSASAFLNVTSIDNSGVSYFTTVTVETIESPNDGESRTPAQPSFGWVSSSTTRGTPISTEKAYTIPVTDIDVEGELNGLEEVMKTTKIIIGCFVAITLMAAVMLIIFYKMRKQHHQQDHDGPTRTIEIINVDEELTGVPAMESHLTLPPLEHEHYNHYNSYKSAYNHASTLSSLHSSAHEPLLIQASSKDNVQETQI